gttgcggagcacgggctctagatgcgtgggcttcagtagttgtggcatgcgggctcagtagttgtggctcacaggctctagagcacaggctcagtagttgtggtgcacagggttagttgctctgcagcatgtgggatcttcccgaaccagggctcaaacccgtgtcctctgcattggcgggcggattcttaaccactgcgccaccaggaagtcccaacGTGCTTTAAAGAAAAACGACTGTCAACTAAGAATTCTATATGGGGAGGGCGGGGGGAATGTGAGGAAAATCCTTCaacaatgaagaagaaattaaaacattccctGATGGATAAAGCTAAGGGTGACCATTACTAGTGgacctgccctacaagaaattctaaagggagtccttcaggctgaaatgaaatgaaattagacagtaacttgaagccatatgaagcaactgataaaggttGCTACACAGGCAAATATAAACCTATATTACTGTACTTTTGGTTTGTAACTCCTTTTTTCCAATATGATTTAAAAGGCAAAGGCATAAAACAATAGTTACAAATCTGTAACAATAACAATATgaagggggagggacagagacaTATAGGAACAGAGTATACGCTACTGAAACTAAAGTAGGTATTATCCAAACTAGGTTATTATTActttaagatgttaattgtaatccCAAGGTAACCATTCAGaaactaactttaaaaatatacagaaaaggaaagaggaaaagataaCAGTATACTACAAAAATAtcaacaaactatcaaaaaaaaaaaaggcagtaatgGAGGAACTGAGGAACAAAAACATTTAAGACATACAAAATACAAACAGCTAAATGGCAGAAGTCCTTCCTtaacagtaattactttaaatgtaaacggattaaatgttccaattaATGGGCAGGAATTGACATaatggattaaaagaaaaaaacatgatgcACCTATACATTGTCCgcaagagactcactttacaAAGACACaaaaaggttgaaagtaaaaggatgaaaaaagatagtccatgcaaatagTAAACAAAAGACAGGGTGGGGGCTATATTAATATcggacaaaatagattttaagcaAAAAGGTTATATGAAGAAGATATAgcagttataaatatatgtgtatctaaTAGAGCCccaaaatttatgaagaaaaaaaatgacaaaattgaaGGGAGAAAACAGACAGTTCTACAACcacagttggagacttcaataccccactttcaataatcgATGGAACAATAACGAAATGGAGGACATGAACAACACTAAAGACAGGCGCTACTCTGGGATTTAACAGTAAATAGACAAAAATCATTGCCCTCATGCAActtacagaaaataaacaagatacaCTATAGGGGAGGTGGAGTGGGGaaatgggtgaaataggtgaaggggatcgagaggtacaaacctccagctataaaataaataagtcacagggatataatgcacagcatagggaatatTCAATGATAATGTAATAACTTTGAATGGTGAtaaatggtaactagacttatcatggtaatcactttgtaacatatataaaaatatcaaatcactgtgttgtacacctgaaactaatataatactgtaagtcaattatatttcaattttaaaaaattaaatactaagtaaaataaataaaaaggtatatTATGTAGTATAGTAGGAGAAAAATTAAACAGGAAAGGGAACAGGGATTGTCAGAGGTTGCAGATTTTACTCAGTGTGGTTGGGCAAGAACTCACTAGGAAGATGACGTCTGAGTAAAGAGTAGCTCTCCTTACTCTAAATTCTTATTTATCATATTCCTTCAAAAATGTGTGTGCTAGACAAACTCCCCATCTATCTGGTGAGCTCCTTGTTGGCCGGGGCTATTGTGTTAGGACTTTCCCAGCACAGAGCTTACACAGAAGGACCATTCAATAGGTTTACTGAATGTCCACATAGACACGCACAGCTAGCATCAGTTCAGGGGGTACAGCAGCGTATAAATTGCTACCGAATTTTTTACTAACGTCTTCACCCTTGGCCCTCCGTGATAAATTAGTTTCCATGTGGTCAGCCCTCCAACTCAATGGGCCAGGTGAAAAGTAAAAGCGTGTTCTCTCAAACACTGGCCTCACTAACCCAGAAACTGGGTGTCTCCTTAAGTCAACCATTATAATAAGGAAAAGTCTCTCAGAAACTCATTAATGTGCCCTTACCACACATTTTATGCATAAAAACAGAGGCCCATAAAGGTCAAAATTCTAGTTAGAAATGGGAGTGTTTGCACTGACTCCTGAAAGTCACTCTGCCTCAGACCTACGTCTTCTCACCAGGAACTCTCCTCAAGAACCTCTGCCTCCTGACCTGCACCAGGCTCATCTCCAGCTGCAAGGCGTCTCTCTCTCTCCGAGCTGTGTCCAGCTCTCCTTCCAACCGCCGCACCTCGGACTGCACCAATGCCAGCTGCTGCTGGGCCTCCCGGGCTGCCTGGGCCTCCCTCTGGGTGTTCCCgtaagaaagagaaatcaaacttAAGTTGTACCTCATTGCCTGTCTCCCGGTTACCTCTATTCCCCGATTCATCCTCCCGTACCCTAAAAACCAAGCTTCCTCTCTCCTCACATGTGACCTATTTCCTCATCTCTGTTGAATCTCACTCTTCGGCCCTCCATGTATTTGATGCCCCCAGCCCTTCCTGCAGGCCCTACGCTCTCAGTCTTCTCTCCCACATATAGTTCTTCACTCTCCATCCCAGTCCACTACATCGCGTTTTCTGACATCCGTCTCATTCAATTATTTTGTCCTTCATCTGTTCCCCCATTCCCCAAGTGCCGCTTTTACCTTCTCCCTTTCCAGCTGAGCCTGGCTCTCCTCCTGCAGCGCCTGGTAGCATTCCTTAAGCTGGTGCTCCTGCTGGGCCCAGGTCTGCCGTTCTTCTTCTAGGGCCACCTGAAGTGTCTCCAACTGTTGACGCTCACTGAGTTGCCCAGCCCGAGCCTCATCCCGTTCTTCCTGCAGGGCCCGGCACCGCTGCTGTTCCAGCTCCAAGCTCAGGGTCAGAGCTTGCCTTTCCTCTTCCTATAGCCCCAGGAGAAAACCAAGATCCCTAGCATGCCCTCAAGAGACCAGCAATCTGCCCCCTTACCCCCACACAGTGTGCCCGCTGAGAATTACATCCGTTAAAATACAATAGTTAACAAGCCCACAAGATTATAATATGGTAAATAAGAGCTTCTGTTCCAGAGTTAGGTAgatttgggttcaaatctcagtttgaatcccagctctgcatttACTTTGTGTTCTGAGGCATacatccttatctgtaaagtgggcataTTACAGTCTaccttgtgaggattaaagttAAAAGTGTATGTAAATAATTTAGCACAGTGTctctggcatgtagtaagtactcaatatacAATAGCTATCACCATAGTCATCAAAAGAAATTCCACAAAGACTAGAAAATCCAGCCTGCAATCGTGTACTAGCCAACCAGCAGCCTCCATCAGCGCTCTTGGATGTAGCCTGTTAGGAATATAAGTACCAGCATGCATGTAGCAAGCATGTGTCATGCATGCAAGAAATTCTAAACCTGGCTACTAATTCATATGGGTAATCATCTTATCATTTCAGCAATTAGAAACTTGAGTAAGTCTCATCCCATACCTTTTCTGGTCTGCCATAGACCAGGGTTCTCAAACCTGGCTGAACGAAATCACCTAggaaatttctgaaaatatttaggcTCCCCAACCCCCCATATATCAAAACCTCTGGGAAAGGGTcagaaatctgtatttaaaaataattatccaaATGATTTTAATGAGGATACAATCTGCTGAGTCTCTCAAACTTACTTGGTGGCAGAGCTTACTTTCTGTAGAGTATCTAGCAgaactagtgtttttgtttttcttttaaatctttttttatgtatttatttatttatttatttgaccatgccactgaggcatgcgggatcttagttccctgacgagggattgaacccgtgccccctgcagtggaagcacagagtctcaaccattagaccgccagggaagcccccagaacttgTGTTTTAAAGAACACACTTTGCCCTGGTGCAACCCAAATTACGAACTCCCACAATCCATCAAAAGCCCGTATCCCTCTAGAAGTAATTAACAGCCTCTATTGGAATTAACCCAGGAAGCATTCTCACCAGTGTCTCTCTTTCCTGTTGCTGCAGTCTGGCACCTTCTTGCTCACGATTCAGGGCCTCCATGGCCTCAGAAAGGCTTTGTTCCAGGCGGGTTACTGTCTTTCAAGGAGAGAGGAACACAGGACAGAAGAACTGAGGGGAATCCCGGCACTTCGAAAATCATTAACAACGTAAACTCTAAAAGCAAGAGTGAACTAAATGACTTGGGGGCCAGAGAGAAGACCACATGGCGTGAGGAAAGCTGAGAAGGCATCAACCATGCAAGTCTGACAGCAGAAACACTGAAGGGAGAGGAAGCGAGGAGAACTGTCAGGCCAGCTACGGCAAGACTGAGGTCAATGTGTCAGGAGCCCTGATTCCAGAGCTGTTTCTACCCTCTCCCATCCAGCCGTCGGTGACCTAGGTTCTAAAGCCCCGTGACCCAGGTTGCACACCTCCTGCTGCTTGCTTCTAGTGAGTTCAGCTGCCTGGCGCTCCTCCTGGAGTCCCCGAAGCACCTCTGTCCGCTCAGCTTCATGCCGGTTCCAGCCCTCCACCACGCGGGCCAGGGTCTCAGGAAAGTCAGatagaatttcaaataatttttttgccCTCTTTCTGCCCACAGGGGCAGGGTCAACAGCCACCTTCTCCCAGTGGTCAGTTAACCCACCACTTACCCAGCTCCCAACATGAACAAAGAAATGTTGGTTCGCCTCCCCCTATTCACTATTCCTTGGTGTCCCCCATGGAGAGACCCACCCGCATTCCGCTACCCTGGCACCTTGTCCAGTTGTTCAATCATGATATCTTTCTTGCGGTCGGCAGTCACGGCCACAGCTAACTGTTGCTGAAGCTCTAGCACGCGGGTCTGCAGGCTCTGAATATGGCGCTCACAATGCTGGGAAGAAGGATGAGGAGTCTGGGTGTTGCCATCCTCAGTTTGACCAAAGCTCTAAACTTTCCAGCTCCTCTACAGGGGAAATGGGCTGGAGACAGGGAGCCTGGGTCCCAAGAACAGAACAGGTTTGGGGAAGGAGAATCAGGAATTCTGGAGCCTAAGACCTCCAACaccttcctctcccacctcaggaggCAGGGGCTTAGTTTCCAGCCTCTTCCCTTTTCCAGATCTCCTGGGAAAAATTTCCATGAACCTTTTGGCAGGGGTGCAGCAGCCCATGCTGCAAAGAGTGAGAAGTTACTCCTGCCCTAAGAAGCATATTGGACACAACGATTCAACATGGCAAGGATAAAGGGGAAAGCCTTTCATTCATGGCCAGGCAGTTTAAAATGGAGGAAGAGAAGGTTCCAAAAATGACAACACAACCAATAATTCTGACTCTTCCTCTGCCTTgtccctctctctgcccccttcAGATAGGCTGAGGCTCACAGAAACAAAGCTCATTATATCACTGGTAGCTTTGCACAAGCCAACAAAGTTTGTTGTTCGTTCACCAAACATGCACAGAGTATTTCTATGTGTTCGGTATATTCTAGACTTTAGGAAGAAAGTGCTGAACAAGATAAGGTGTGACCTGCATGGAGCTTAGGTTTTAGAGGGGGAAAACAAACAAGATATATCAGACTTTGACAAACTACATGAAGGAAATAACAGAATGATCTGAGGGAATGATACCTGGAGGGGAGGTGTGCCATTACAGCTGGGATGGTCAAAGAAGGCCTGCCTCCAGCAGAGCCGTCTGAGCAAAGTCCCAGCCTGCAGGCCCTTAACCTTCAGCCCCTTTTCTAATCTTTGCTGCTGTCAAAAGGAAGCCTTTATATCTCACCTTGCGACGGGTATGCTCTGAATCCAGTGCATCTCTCAGCCCCTGAAAATCCGGGGGATTGAGTGGGGGCCCTGACCGAAGGCTGGTGTAGCGGGGAAACAACTCTTCCAGGGCTTGGGCTGAGCTAGATGGAGATAAGTCGTGCAGGGGCCGGGTGCTGAGCAAATCAGGTAGAGAATATTAGGGTTGGGAAAGCTTTTGAGATCCACTAGCCCAACTgtgacattttacaaaagaggaaactgaaactcagggcaggagacttgcccaaagttacaaagCTAGGTAGATAAGTGATAGAGCCATAGATAGCACGCAGGTTCTGTGATTCACTCTATAGTGCTCCTTCCTTTATTCCACACTCCCTGCAGTACAAGTCTCAGCAGAAACAAACTAGCTCTTCTGGAGGAAGAAGGACTAGAAGTTGGGAGAGAGCCAGGTACTAAGCAGCAGATGCCCATGTTCCCAAAGGAGGAAAGGGgatagaagaaaagagagaaaggatgaAAACTGAAAGCTAAGTGACAAGCATCTTAGGTCCTTAAGAGATACAAAAGCAGTAAAGGGAGAGTTAAGCACTAGAACACTTGGCtttccaagaaagaaaggaagtcagCTAGGAGAACCCCAAGGAAAACTCACTTAAGTAAGGTGGCCGTGCTGTCACTGTCAAAGGAGTCCTCTTCCCGTCTCTCTGAGCCGGCACCTGGAGTAGCGGGATCCCCTGTGGGCAGCCAGAGAGGCCCACAGCCAGGGTCAGGTAAGGAGAGGAACAGGGACCACTTGAAGAAGAGGTCCTTCCTTTCTACTTCACCCactcctcctgccctctcccaAAGAACGGGAACCTTTCCTCCAGAAATCTCTTATCTCCGAGGTCTAGGTCGCCACCCCCCACACACCCTGCTTCCTTTCTCCACTTTTTCCCACCCCTTAAATCTAGGTTCTCCTTTATAGGGAAGGGGTTCACTCACGATAGGCCGAATCTCGTGAGGTTTGGAGCATGCTCTGGAGTTGACCCCGAACACTTTCCATCTCAAAGATATGCTTGGAACCATCCTAGAAAAAGCAACATGGAAATCAGATGCAATAATCTATAATCTACCTACCGCCAGAGTAGATGGCATCCAGTAGCCCCTAAGGCCCAAGAATTTTTACTCTCACACctgggaaaacaagaaaaatagaaCTGACCTAGTAAGAAACTCAAATGTCTACAGAAGCCAAACAggtaatgtaaatgaattaactgGGCACCTTAAGACAAGAGTGGTGAGGATTCTTGCCAACTAGAGAGCAAATATCCTGTCTAAAGACTCTGTAGTCCATGGCTATCAGTTTTTCAACCTCTAGGCGGCCTAACCAGTCTGCAGATTGGTTATGATACCTGCTCTACCTGACCCTATCTATCTATAACATGTATAATTGATTAAACTATGTTTTAATGATTTACATGCCAAATTTTGAACCATATGATCAAAATAGTTTTGAGCTGGAAGGATCTCAGCATATTTTCCTTAAGTCCCTAGTTCCCTCTTGGGATGAAGAAACCTTATCCTCACTCCCAGCACCCACATCCCAGTTAAAGCACAGCAACGTATCCCACAGGTgtctctgaaggaaaaaaaaaaaagagctagtaGTTTCACAACTTTCCAAGTTATGGTGGCCCAGGCCACTCTCTCCCTCATAAACATTTGTTCCCAGGAACAAGCATGACTGACTGTGTAGTTAAAAGGAATTTGGAATCCAACAATAGGAGTTCAAGTCTcagtaaagctattttttttttaccaccccCAATCCCAAGACCCTAGAGGTTTCCAAGACACACCTCCCTCACCTTTTTCTTCAAGTTGTTCTCCAATCCAACCGACAAGCTGTGACTCAGCTCTTGGGCCAAGCCATCTAACACCTCATGAGGAGGTGGGAAGGTGGTGGGCAAAAACAGCTGGGCTCGGGCTGTGCTCTCTGCCTGACGACTGAGGTGCAAAGAAGTATACAGCTGGGAGGTCACCTCAGAGGATGCTTGGTTCAGCCCAGGGGCTTCTGATGAATCACTCAAGAGATCCTTGGCCCGGAGAGGCGAACTGGGGCTGGTAGCTGATGTTGCCATGAGTACAGGGAAGAGACAACTGGAGACAGCAGAGCTGGGAACTCCTGGTTCTGCTTTAGGAGAGCCCAGGGGGAAAGTCCCCCGAGAAGGAAGATttgggagaaaggaggaagactCCAAGTGAAGGATTCTTGTTGAATGAGGGTATGGAGCCTTTCTGGTTAGAGGAGAGGTTTCCAACGGTTCCAGAGGCCATGGGAGAGGGCAAAAGGATTTCTTTCCACAGCTCCTGGTAACAGTGGAAAAGGAGGGTGCAGCAAGGAGAGGGTGGGGACAGAAGACCTGTTGCAGTTCCTCTGGAGCGCTGAAAGCTGCAGATCAACTTCTGGCACAGGCTATCACTGGTCAACTGAGCTCTTAAGTTTTCACACCCAGAACGTGCAAACTGAAACGGACCCAAATCCAATAGAGGCCTAATTTCCGTCCAGCTGCCTTATTTGCCCCTCAACTGGCTGTGGTCTCAGAGGGGCAGGAACCTCatgctccccacctcccctctcctcccactgcACCCGTTCTACTCAGGGTCAACTCTCTAGTATATCCCCTCCCATCTCTCCTGTCAAGAAAGCCATAGCAAGGTCCCTAGAATCCCTCCCTCCTTACTATCCCCAAAGAAACTTGGTGAACACTCAGTCACGCCCTCAGACGTCCGTAAAAAGTACGCCGCGCTCAAGCCTAGCCTGAGATCCCCTACCCCGACCACCCCGTTCCAACTACTCTCCACACCTTCAGTCCTCGGCCACGCAGTCGGCCAAGGTGGGGACAAGGGACTGCCCCCCTCCCCTAAGCCCCAGTTCGGCAACACCAAGACACCCCCCTTCCCGCGCCCTACCCTACAATCAAAACCGTTGGCAGCCTCCCGCCCACCGCCCGCAACCCCGCCTCACTCGCCTCGATGACGTCACCACCTCAGGACACCTTGTTTTCAGCCGCTCTCACAGCTTCTGGAGCCGGAGAGCCTGGACGCGCATGCGCGTATCCGACGGCCACGGATTGGCTGAGAGAGGTATAGGGGCGGGGTTATTGCTCCGCCGCTAGAGCGCGTAGACCCGGTGGGGCGGGGCTCCGCGGAAACCGGAAGTATCGAGTGACGGGCACTCGGAGAAGTTCCGGTGAGTTCGGGGGAGGGGTCCACGTCTGGTTGGAGGGATCCCGGGCTGAGAACTGGAGCCTACGGGGTGTGGGCGGTCCCGGAGCGAGGCTCACATTCTCTGCCCTGCAGATGACTGTCCACAACCTGTACCTGTTTGACCGGAATGGAGTGTGTCTGCATTACAGCGAGTGGCACCGCAAGAAGCAAGCGGGGATCCCCAAGGAGGAGGTGACGAGAGGGCCCCGCGCAACCCGGGTGACCTCATATCTCCAAATGCACATTGTCCCAGTCCAGCTTCTTCTCTCCAAACCCTGGTTCCTTCGCACCCCAACCCTGGCTCCTTTAAAAACCGAGAGCTAACTCTGCCCCTCTCCCTCCAGGAGTACAAGCTGATGTACGGGATGCTCTTCTCTATCCGCTCGTTTGTCAGCAAGATGTCCCCGCTAGACATGTACGCGTAGTCAGAGGGGTtgttgagggagggagggaattcgGGGGTGGGGGAAACTTTCTGGAGTGGAAGGGGCTTTGGCCCCCAGAGAGGGTAAGGAGACAGAGAGGCTGAGTCCGGGGCAAGAGTGCAGGAGCTGGCAGGAGCGGCGGTGGGGAAGATCTGAAGGTAGAGAGGTTGGGCAACGGGGCTAAATTGAGGGGTGAAGATGGGAGGTGTCTTTAGTCAACCAGCCTCCTACAAACGACATGTTTAGAGAAGAGGGAGTCAATCTAGAGGAGATCAGAAGAATCTCTTTGGGAGAGATTTCGCTTCTATTCCTTAACATCCTCCTCATCTCTGCAGGAAGGACGGCTTCCTGGCCTTCCAAACTAGCCGTTACAAACTCCATTACTACGAGACGCCCACTGGGATCAAGGTTGTCATGAACACTGACTTGGGCGTGGGACCCATCCGAGATGTGCTGCACCACATCTACAGTGCGGTCAGTGCCAGCCCCTCGGACCCTTCCGCCAAAGCTTCAACAGCCATGGCCACTTAGAGCCCCCAGACTCCTTCAGCTTCCCTGCCCTAATCCTACTGTATTGTATCTCTATTGAAGTCAGACTTCTTGGGACCCTTTAGGTCCTTATACACTCCCACCACCAGTTTCTCCCCAAGGAGGGTTTGCCTTCCAGCCCTTGATCGCTGTGCATTCACACACCCCTGAGGTTATAGTAGGTTTGGGGTTGAAAACGAGAAGTGTTCAAAGCCTGGCTCTAACACCCTCCCCCTCCACAGCTGTACGTGGAGCTGGTGGTGAAGAATCCCCTGTGCCCGCTGGGCCAAACTGTGCAAAGTGAGCTCTTCCGCTCCCGACTGGACTCCTACGTCCGCTCTCTGCCCTTCTTCTCTGCCCGGGCTGGCTGAAGGAAGCACTCTACCTCACCCCTCAGAAGAATCCCTGTCTGTCTGGGGCCCTTTGTTTCACCTGAGGGCCCCTACTGGAAGCCCCACGGCCCCAGCTCCTCCATCCCCGTCAAGCCCCTCGGCAGCCCTCCCAGGGGAACAGCCTAAAAAGCCCTCCATGGTGCCCTTCCCATCACAGGAAGGAAGCCTACTGGAGTCTCTACATCTCCAAACCAGGCCCTCTCTCCAGTTTTATCCCCTACCTGACTCTGGGAGAAGTACAGAATAAACTTTTTATCACCCTCTGCGACCTGAGCGTGTTAGTTTCAGTGGTCGATTGGGGCCTGCCCCTCTCATGAAGGCTTGAACCAGGGTTCACATCCCCTGAGCCAGCAAAGAGGCTTCGTCCACGGGTTTCTCAACAGCGGCACTGTTGACGTTTGGGGCTGGATAAtatcttggtgtgtgtgtgtgggggggggggtgctgccGTGTACTTTGTTCTGGCCGCCACTCACTAGATGCTGGTAGCACATCtccatgtctttctctttctccctcttctctcacaTGCGCGCGCGCGCACCCAGATCGTGACAGTCAACAATGTCTCCAGAtcttgccaaatgtcccctaggGGAGAAAATAGCTCCCCGACTGAAAACCACTGGGTTGGGGGAAGGCCGACTGGCCTCGGGGTGCAGAGAGTAAAACCACCTTCCCGGTTCTGCTCTCTGGTTCCTGTGAGCCCACAGAACACGCTGGAGCTCCGGAAGGTGGGGCTTATGCAGATGAGCGGCAGGTTTTGGCTGGGAGGCGGGCGGCTTTATGCAGATGAGGGGGCGGTGCCTGCATGTTGATTAGCTGGGCCCGCAGCCGACGCGGCTAGGAGTCTATCGGGTCCCGCTGCGGTTCGGACTGAGGTGGCATCTCTCTTCCGCCCCCCCTCGTCCCTAAGTTCCTACCCTCCGAGGATCGCCCTCGACCTTTACCCTCGTCcatttccccctttcctccctgcGCCAGTACCCCCGAATCCTAATCGCTCCACTCGTGGCGCCCCCCGCGTTTCTCCTCTCCGCCGCAAACCCCGCGACCTCCAGCAGCCCGCCCCCGCGAGCCGGATCCTGCCCGGCTGCTCCGGCCGCAACCTCCTCAGCCTTCCTGCTCTTCTAGGGCTCGCGCCACTACACCCCCGGGTGTCTCCCCTCGGGCTTCCCGgttccctcctcctcccgcccCCTCGGAGCCCCTCCCCCGCCTTGGCCAGCCGGCATGCAGGTGTCTATCGCATGTACCGAGCAGAACCTTCGCAGCCGGAGCAGTGAGGACCGTCTGTGTGGACCCCGGCCGGGCCCCGGGGGCGGTAATGGCGGGCCGGTCGGCGGGGGGCATGGGAATCCTCCGGGGGGAGGAGGGTCGGGCCCCAAGGCCCGGGCCGCAGTGGTCCCCCGACCCCCAGCGCCCGCTGGGGTCCTCCGAGAGAGCACCGGCCGAGGCACTGGCATGAAATACAGGTATGGGGGTGGCCAGGCAGCCCGCCACATCTGCTCCCCTTTCCTGACCCCTGAGGCTTCCTGGGATGCTTCCAGGACCCCCCCAAACTTCGCTAAGAAGGTCCCGGCTCACTCCATCTCCTCTTCCCATCACTGGCACTCCCTTACATGGGCCCTCTCTTGCTCTCCGTCCAGTCCATACCCCCGACTAGTAGAAAATCAAGTTTACCAAGGTTGACCAGGCCTGTCAGACCCAGGGGATGCTCCTAAGCTTCCCTCCTTACCCTCAGGAAGGCGAGGGATGCACGGATCTCCaggctgcacacacacacacacacacccctggatGAAGTGTCCTTGGGTCGTGTCCTGGGAAGATGGGGGAAGGAAACGGCTTCTCACTCTGGCCTGCTCAGTGTGCCTGACCCAGATACTGTCCCCACATGCCCCAAGGTCTCCTGCAACCCTTCTtggtggggagagaagtggggccCTTGGAAGGATGGACCACATCTCTCAACCCCCTGCTGAGGGACAGGGGCCATGTGGGAAAGATGGACTGAAATGTAACCGACTTTATCTCAGAGAACCGCTGGGCTCTCAGGACTACCagtaggggggaggggaggggctcctGCTTGAGAGTGAGCAGAGGTCACTGATCTGACCCGGCTTTGTCACTTGAGGAATTTGATCCCCTCCATGTGGTGGCCCTGATTGGGAAGCTGAGCGGACTGCCTGGGTGGGGGGTCCTTGGGAGGAGGGGGCTCTCTTGTTTGAAGACAGACTTCACAAGCCAACAGGAGCAGAGGGAGtagagaggggaagagggagaactgGTCTTTCCTCTCATACTCTCCACCCAGGTGTCCTACCTGCCTTTGTTGGAGGCCCACCTGCCTATCTTATCCAAGGATCCTTGCCTGCCTGAGTGCCTGAACTTAACTTGGTTTACCCCTTCCACCCCAGTGTCTGCCCTTTAGCACAGCACTCTCTGATGATCTGTTTTCACAAACTCAACACAATTAGCCAGTCGCATTCCTCCCAGCCAACCCCCACCCCCGACTCTACACATCCCAGAGATGACTCAAATAAACACAAGACCCACCAGCAGAAACGCTAAGCAGACAGCACATCTTCAGTGTGATAGGAGGGAACAGAGGCATTGGACAGTGGCTCCAGAGGAACAGTCATTATTTGTTCACTTATGCTATGGCCATAGCACTGCCCAATTCAGTGGGCTCACTGAGTCTAGTTTCTTTGGACTGAGACACCCTGAGTGCATCTCAGTCTGgaaggagaggagctggaggCTGATAATCTATGTCGCTAATGGAGGCTCTACCCATTCCTTCTGCCTCTGTGTCCTGCAGGAACCTAGGAAAGTCTGGTCTTCGGGTATCCTGCCTTGGCCTAGGTGAGTTAGAAAGAAGAGGAATTAAGGGAAGGGGCATTCTTTCATGGCTTGCCCCCAAAGGTCTCACTTGCCTGGCTTCTCTCTTGCAGGTACCTGGGTCACATTTGGTTCTCAGATCTCAGATGAGGTATAAGTGATGGGGCCTAGAAGCAGGGTGAGGGGGTATGAGG
This Balaenoptera acutorostrata chromosome 20, mBalAcu1.1, whole genome shotgun sequence DNA region includes the following protein-coding sequences:
- the CNTROB gene encoding centrobin isoform X3, translating into MATSATSPSSPLRAKDLLSDSSEAPGLNQASSEVTSQLYTSLHLSRQAESTARAQLFLPTTFPPPHEVLDGLAQELSHSLSVGLENNLKKKDGSKHIFEMESVRGQLQSMLQTSRDSAYRDPATPGAGSERREEDSFDSDSTATLLNTRPLHDLSPSSSAQALEELFPRYTSLRSGPPLNPPDFQGLRDALDSEHTRRKHCERHIQSLQTRVLELQQQLAVAVTADRKKDIMIEQLDKTLARVVEGWNRHEAERTEVLRGLQEERQAAELTRSKQQETVTRLEQSLSEAMEALNREQEGARLQQQERETLEEERQALTLSLELEQQRCRALQEERDEARAGQLSERQQLETLQVALEEERQTWAQQEHQLKECYQALQEESQAQLEREKREAQAAREAQQQLALVQSEVRRLEGELDTARRERDALQLEMSLVQARCESQRIQMESELAVQLEQRVTERLAQAQESSLRQAACLREHHRKQLQELHGQHQQELSAQLAQFKVEMAEREERQQQVAQDHELRLAREQARVRELQAGSQRLEEQRGELVGRLQALLQAHWEEASRLLSTAALPPSPPVPPAGPSSPGPQEPEKGERSIWTVPPVAVALKPVLQQSREAQEEPPRVLPPVLCSPSPDLSLLLGPTFQSQHSFQPLEPKPDLTSSSAEAFSAAGSFHPDHRAERPFPEEDPGSDGDGFLKQGLPPPSQLQGLKHFLHQLLETAPQSNENPSNDLQPPKSGPLTAPSWEEAPQAPRLPPPVHKTKVPLAMASSLFRVHELPSAHSQSSGPSVGSPERGLTAEGIMPPEGTQTPAWVTCPGKRFPPRLSLAASLQPLRLKDLQLGRRVGTLPLVA
- the CNTROB gene encoding centrobin isoform X4; the encoded protein is MATSATSPSSPLRAKDLLSDSSEAPGLNQASSEVTSQLYTSLHLSRQAESTARAQLFLPTTFPPPHEVLDGLAQELSHSLSVGLENNLKKKDGSKHIFEMESVRGQLQSMLQTSRDSAYRDPATPGAGSERREEDSFDSDSTATLLNTRPLHDLSPSSSAQALEELFPRYTSLRSGPPLNPPDFQGLRDALDSEHTRRKHCERHIQSLQTRVLELQQQLAVAVTADRKKDIMIEQLDKTLARVVEGWNRHEAERTEVLRGLQEERQAAELTRSKQQETVTRLEQSLSEAMEALNREQEGARLQQQERETLEEERQALTLSLELEQQRCRALQEERDEARAGQLSERQQLETLQVALEEERQTWAQQEHQLKECYQALQEESQAQLEREKREAQAAREAQQQLALVQSEVRRLEGELDTARRERDALQLEMSLVQARCESQRIQMESELAVQLEQRVTERLAQAQESSLRQAACLREHHRKQLQELHGQHQQELSAQLAQFKVEMAEREERQQQVAQDHELRLAREQARVRELQAGSQRLEEQRGELVGRLQALLQAHWEEASRLLSTAALPPSPPVPPAGPSSPGPQEPEKGERSIWTVPPVAVALKPVLQQSREAQEEPPRVLPPVLCSPSPDLSLLLGPTFQSQHSFQPLEPKPDLTSSSAEAFSAAGSFHPDHRAERPFPEEDPGSDGDGFLKQGLPPPSQLQGLKHFLHQLLETAPQSNENPSNDLQPPKSGERHL
- the TRAPPC1 gene encoding trafficking protein particle complex subunit 1 is translated as MTVHNLYLFDRNGVCLHYSEWHRKKQAGIPKEEEYKLMYGMLFSIRSFVSKMSPLDMKDGFLAFQTSRYKLHYYETPTGIKVVMNTDLGVGPIRDVLHHIYSALYVELVVKNPLCPLGQTVQSELFRSRLDSYVRSLPFFSARAG